A window from Hemicordylus capensis ecotype Gifberg chromosome 2, rHemCap1.1.pri, whole genome shotgun sequence encodes these proteins:
- the LOC128345411 gene encoding C-C chemokine receptor type 4-like: MIPTTQETLTTEEYMLYSSYGDLYDEDLEPCNKEGVRNFELWFLPTFYSLVFLLGLIENTLVVLVLLKYKRLKSMTDIYLLNLAVSDLLLVFALPFWSYYVVEEWVFGDGLCRFISWVYMLGFYSGSFFVMLMSINRYLAVVHVAFALRARMVSYGILASLVVWLVSILAALPQLIFSQTFDYYTQTICKPVYLEKRWKIFTSLEINVLGLLFPVMVMLFCYTKIVKTLLLCRDEKKKKAEKMIFAVVIVFFLFQAPYHIVLLLRCLYDVGIFRGCLISQNLDYASQATQTLAFFHCCLNPIIYFFMGQKFKKCIKLLFKSCISSGILCRTCELSDTFHTESSGSLYNQSTSDETPL; this comes from the coding sequence ATGATCCCTACTACACAGGAAACACTCACCACTGAGGAATACATGCTATATTCATCCTATGGGGATCTCTATGATGAAGATCTTGAGCCATGCAACAAAGAAGGAGTGAGGAATTTTGAGTTGTGGTTCCTTCCCACATTTTACTCCCTGGTGTTTCTGCTTGGCTTAATAGAGAACACCCTTGTTGTCCTTGTGCTGCTCAAATACAAGAGACTGAAAAGCATGACTGATATCTACTTACTCAATCTTGCAGTCTCTGACCTGCTTTTAGTTTTTGCTCTACCTTTCTGGTCCTATTATGTAGTAGAGGAGTGGGTCTTTGGAGATGGCTTGTGCAGGTTCATCTCTTGGGTTTATATGCTTGGGTTTTACAGTGGGTCATTTTTTGTCATGCTCATGAGCATCAACAGGTATCTCGCAGTTGTTCATGTTGCGTTTGCCTTGAGAGCAAGAATGGTCAGCTATGGCATTCTTGCCAGTCTCGTTGTCTGGCTAGTGTCCATCTTGGCTGCTCTTCCACAGCTGATATTTAGCCAAACCTTTGATTACTATACTCAAACCATATGTAAGCCAGTGTACCTTGAGAAAAGATGGAAAATTTTTACCTCTCTGGAAATCAATGTTTTAGGCCTTTTGTTTCCTGTTATGGTGATGTTGTTTTGCTACACAAAAATAGTCAAGACCCTGTTGCTCTGCAGagatgaaaagaagaagaaagctgagAAGATGATATTTGCTGTTGTGATTGTGTTTTTCCTGTTTCAGGCTCCTTATCACATCGTACTTTTACTACGATGTTTGTATGATGTCGGCATTTTTAGAGGGTGTCTAATCAGCCAAAACCTGGACTATGCATCTCAGGCAACTCAAACGCTAGCATTTTTTCACTGTTGTCTCAATCCAATCATCTACTTCTTCATGGGGCAAAAGTTCAAGAAATGCATCAAGTTGCTCTTTAAGAGTTGCATCTCTTCTGGAATACTTTGCAGGACTTGTGAACTTTCTGACACTTTCCACACCGAGTCATCAGGCTCACTCTACAATCAGTCCACAAGTGATGAGACGCCCCTCTGA